From the genome of Bicyclus anynana chromosome 26, ilBicAnyn1.1, whole genome shotgun sequence:
ATCCAAACGCTTAGTTGAATtacaagttatattataaattgtagCAATCTGTGCAAGAACATCATACCGAAGATAAATCGTTCACGCCATTAAACAGAGCACCATCAGCAAAAGATCAGCAGATAAGGTCTTGTAATAAATTGGCCACAAGTGGATCCAGTAGCAAGTTCAAGTATCGaaggtttataaaatatttatcagtcTTCATGAATGGAAAATagctaatatattaattattttatattatagttattgGTTTTAGATTTTAGTCTTTGTTCGCATATGGTGTCGAACGTTTGATACGTGGTTCTGGCTTTACATAATAGAAGAGGGAATTAGCCTGGCTATATTAACTCGCTCACCCGGTCACCAGCTGTGGTGACCGGCCCTCTTTTTCCGTGGCAAATTTTGGAAACAGCTGGTGATGCTGGACGTCGGGCCTCGTGTTAGAAGATGGCCTAACAAGAACAAAACGCCGACATATTTAAAGAGATGTCTGCAGTTTGTGAAAACTCTGCACCTTCGTTTGCCACCGTAAATGGCTGGACCCGTGAATTCAAATTCTAAAACTTGCTAAATATCAAGCCACTATCCCAACATATAACATTACTCGGATGGGTCTAGTTAGAGGTATCCACACAGAGTAGCACATGGATGAATTCGTAGATTCTCTAAAACTACCAAATGGATGTGGGAGAGTATAAAAGGCTCGTAGACTAAATCGCAAGTCGTCTAACGAAGGAGTTATTGAATGGATTCCAACTCAGTCGGTTGTAGTAACCTTTAGAGGAACTGCTCTCGGCTGGGTCTAGTTAGAGATGTCCCCACAGAGTAGCACATGGATGAATTCGTAGATTCTCCGAATGAATGTCGGGCAGTATTAAAGGCCCGTAGACTAAATCGCAAGTCGTCCAACGAAGGAGTTATTGAATGGATTCCAACTCAGTCGGTTGTCTAACTTTTAGAGGCCAAATGCTCCCTACTAAAATATACTCGTTTTACTTCTCCCTCCCTGTAGAACCTTACAAATACCCCGCCATCCAATACCCTAACTGGTGCCGTTTTGGCCATAACTCAAGTAAATACAACTTTTTCGCTAACCGCCAAACTGTCACCACATAAGTTCCCGCTTTAAGACGTTTTTGTAAAGTTCTTCAGTGTTTTTATTAAGCCTGACCTACAccacggtttgtggtttctgtATTGTGCTGCATTCAACAGGTTCGGTCTTGAGTTTTCGAGGCGCCGGGCAGCTCAATTTGGAGAGCAGCGGGATCCGAAGCACGGTGTACCGCTGGCCGACCGCAGTTAGTGGGGGGCCCGATTGTAGGTTAGCCACCAAAGAAAGGCTGCCCCGCCAACTAGCGAAAAATCCTGGGATGGCTTCCATTGTGCCATTTGGAACCGGAGAGAGGTCACAATGGGAGGGTTCAGGCGTTCCCGCGGTCTCCAATTTTGGTCTACCTTTAGCACCTCTCAAATATTCGAGGTTTGCACTCAAATCTCAAAGCGATCCACCACTACCTTGAGACTGTTTAGCCGCacatgctattttttttttttttctttacaagttagcccttgactacaatctcacctaatggtaagtgatgatgcagtctaatatagaagcgggctaacttgttaggaggaggatgaaaatccacacccctttcggtttctacacgacatcgtaccggaacgctaaatcgcttggcggtacgtctttgccggtagggtggtaactagccacggccgaagcctcccaccagccagacctggacaaattatgaaaatctcaatctgcccagccggggatcgaacccaggacctccgtcttgtaaatccaccgcgcataccactgcgccacggaggccatcttCCTTATGGAGACAGAAGACCTATAAAAGTGCTCtgtgaagttttattttaataaccatATAAATGTGAACCAAGTAACCTTTATCTTGCAGTATTAATATATCCTACCGAAGTAAAAGTGAAATCTGTATCAAAAGCTGCTAGTTATAGAATAACACGACGCCGAAgtcagtaatatttttatagtttctgTCCTAAAAGGGTTTGGCCATGGTAagagaaaattcaaaattcgacTACCCACGTAGTGAAGGGATTTCCAGGAAATCCCTCGACGCAAATAAAATGTCCAGCAGATGTGGCTTAAACGAGTATCCCGGATACTCGTTTAAGCATAAATTTAAACCTCACGCAGGAATCGGTTTGTACGCTCGGGACAATATTGTTGCCAGCGACTTCGTAATTTGGAGGTGTCACATTTCTCTGTTCTGTGGTGTTTGGTACACACCGGCGTAAAACAAGCTGACAGGAGACGACTCGGTGGTTCAGTTATCTTGGTGAAACTGCCGATACTGTTCCACGTCGATATCAGTCTGCTCGGTTGGTATTTCTGAGGGACTTTAATGCCCATCATGGGGAATGGTTGTTTCCATACCTGGACACTGATCATGCAGTGTACGTATGTACTTGTGTGTTTGTAGGTAAGTATGTGTCCGAGTGTCACTTTTGTCTTGTTACTGGCCCATATCTGTGTTCCTACTAcccgatttatttattactagcggacgcccgcgacttcgtccgcgtgaaagtcgttgtaaactttcaactaactaTCCCCCCCCTAggaacccctatcctaccctaccctaccgtacctctaccctactcctaccctaccctatcccaaccctatccctaccctaccactaccctaccataccctacccctgccctaccctaccatacccctaccctactcattaaggctgcacttctttatttattcctcccaccgcaagtcgcgtcgagcgcggcaaccgttacacaaaaatacctaatccttaaagcatgaattagtattcacgcgcgatggcttagtgtatttcatgtataactttggtgtttctttaccgatttttatgattctttttttattgaatagttaataatattaactttcttattagggatgagtgatgagtgttataaacataagagtagacaaatataattagaaagctccgaactgctaagctatcgggagttacacgtgttattgtgagtcaaccataaaagatagacatatatatgctgttgtgtttttatagataattttaaggaaaacatttccgtcatacatgatatctatgtagctttaaccattaaggcagtacacgcgacggaagcttaaaaaatttagtaacttctcccgttttctcaacatttctcttcactgctctgctcctattgatcgtagcgtaatgaaaagtatactataacctgcccaggattATGTtcaataattgtaccaagtttcgtttaaatccgtccagtagtttttgtttctataaagaacatacagacagacaaaaattttactgattgcatttttggcatcagtatcgatcactaatcaccccctgatttGGAAAtatcatgtacagaattgacctctctacagatttattataagtatagatgaaatTAACAGATGAAGCGATTATTGACTGTGAATATCATAGAAAAGATTTAATGGAGTTCTTTTTTGATTTTTCGTGCAGATTTTTTGCACGTAGGTAAATGGTGTAAGTCAAATGTATGTGATGCGGATGGGATGCATCAGGCGGAGGATTAACCTCTGCCTGATGGCCCAAATCACAGATTATGCCGTTTGCCGTTGAAAATGTCGCGCAAACGCGTTCTTGTAAACAgcgaagatgtgaaaaatcgagCCATCATGCCAGATGGAATGTTTATAGGGAGCATTCAAGGATTAAATACCCAGCAGAAAAAGTTATTTCAGAGTATTAAGAGCATTGAAATATTGGTCTAGCCTTACTTTGGTGGAGGGTTGGATCATTAATTGGGGTTGCCGCTCGTCAAACATATGGCAAAACACACCCAATATTTTATGGCATCCGAGCACTATTTTTTGGCTTCCGATCAGATCTGTCtctgtaagggggaggctagtatcAGTCAATCTCCTAAAATGCCAACCTCGGGATAACATCTATCCTGCGGGAATATTCATTCCCACAGGATTTATTTATGAAAGATTATTAAATTACCTCTGGCCTGTGTCGGCCAGCAGCGACACTTCTAGCTCTGCGCTGACATTTCTGATTGTATAATGCAGACTAATGAgggtatatacgagtatttttaacGGAGTGTGGCATTGAAAGTTTAACTcctgtgtttattatttttgagagAACGGAAAACTGCCCACAGAAGCCATGGATACAGCAGATTTAATTCTCTTTATGGATAATTTGTTTGACTCTATGAATGGAAGTTATCAGAACTCAAAATCACGAAGTGGTAAAGAGTTATTACGCAATGTTACACCAAATTCTCTGCATAATGTATGTATGGACTAACTCAAAAAAGAGTCAATGAAGTTTATTTCTGCCAGTTACTGTTAGAAGGCACAGTACTCAGACCTTGGTACTGTGACTTCTATAAAAAACTGGTCACATactgtacaaaatatttaattactgagGGACAAACTATTTCATGAACATAAAGTCTTTATGGTGCATCTAAATCAAGATGTATTAGAAAACTTTTTCGGCAGCATACGTAGTCATGGAATCAGAAATAATTTATCTATGTGCTGCCTTCGAAGCTGCATTTTCATCATCACTGATAAATAACTCGAGCAGCAATGCACTAAGCATAGGAGCAAATTGTGAGGAAGATGCATGTATAGCTTTACACACATttgataaattatgttttaaaacaaaatgattcCTCAGTAATTCATAACAAAGATATAGATGATTTAAATCTAGATATAAACAATTATGAAGaggaacaaaaaatatttattttaaatctccACTAGAGTATGTAAAATTTCCCAAGCTGGCTAGTCACCATGGGAAATTAGACTACCACCCTCCAGAGTATGTAACTGGATATTTGTTGAAAAAAAGCCGACCCATTATAAAAATTTGCCAGCTCTGTAAAAACCAACTCtttgatgaaaaataaacaaaaaattatgcCAGAGaatgcataaataataaaaaaaaatattataccctAGTAcacaaataaaagttttattttcatctTTACAAGACAATCTATAAtgtcttaaaaataaaagtaatattaataatttcaaaaattatatgaaagCATTGCTTCGTGTTCCGCATTCGAATTTATTGActgtaaatatcataaaaaagttttaacagagtccttttttgatttttcatgCAGATTTTTTACATGTCATTGGTGTAAGTCAAATGTATGTGATGAAAGAGCTCCTCCTCTATTGAGGTTATAATCGATTTGGGCCATCAGGCGGAGTTTGATGCATTTAAAGACGCATTCAAAGATTAAATACCCAGCAGAAGTTATTTCAGAGTCTTAAGACCATTCAAATATTGGTGCAGCCTATCTTTGGTGGAGGTTGGATCATTAACTGGGGTAGCCGTTCGTCATTAGCCGGGTCCACACCGGACGATCCATCGCGCTCCGATCGCGCGCGGCAGCAGCGCGATCCAAAGATGCAGGCGGTGTGGACGTGCCGCGCGCGATCCATGCGCACGTATTGGAGCGCGCGCTCCCTACCTCGCGCGATCCGTGTGCGGTCGGTTTTTGTGCCAGCCTCAAAGGTGCCTCAGTTGCGTGATGCGCGCGGTGTGGACGGTTGTGTTGGTTCGCGCGATCCACCTCGCCATGAACATCTCAGAAAGTCGCCGTTTGATATCGCtttataaagaatttaaatgTTTATGGGATCCCAAAGATTCTAATTACACCAATAGAGGTGTTAGAGATGATGCTTGGCGTCAGATTTCTTGTGAAATGGGGAATAAGTCGATCGAGAacctaaagaaaaaaatgcgATCTCTGGCGGGAGGCTACAGAAGGGAGAAACACAGAGAGAAGCAAAGCCGTATAACTGGATCCGGTAAGAAAacaaagctactttttatctgtaggtattaaaattatatattttattataagtaattacatcataatatttactgtgGATTTCACGTGATTTCGCTTTTTACATTTAAGCTGTTAGAAATACACGTGGTTATTTTAATGAGTAACTTGTTTATTTCAGGTGCTCAAGATACATATAAATCAAAGTGGTTTGCGTATGATGACTTCGACTTTATGGCGGATAAAAATGAACCCGGAACCACACGCGATACATTGGAACATGTGAGCTATTAGTTTACTGATATTCATTTTGCCAAACTATTGTATGGTTTGTAACAAAGTGTCTTGCTAAGTGGGACCGTATTGTAGTGGCATTTTCTGTTGCTCTTCTTGGTACGACGGCCATCGGTTGTAGCGATTGTGATGGCGGTTCATTTCGCCAGCTTCCAGGTATTACATCTCCATTCTCCTGTACTGTATCAAACGTTCCTGGCGATATAAAGTTAGGATTACTGCGTAAGTAGTTATATAGATGAACCGTTGCCAGCACGACTTTAGTCGCAGTTTCTGGTTCCAAAAGCATAGGTTTACGCAGGACTCTGTAGGCAGAACTAAGTACTCCAAACGCGTTTTCAACTACTCTACGTGCTCTTGACAGTCGGtagttgaaaattctttcacaagaACCCCTTTCCCGTGTACCATCGTATGGTTTCATAGTATAATCATTAAGCTGAAAAGCTTTATCACCTAGTATATAATAGGGTACCTCAATTTTATAGGGAACTTGCAATATCTCCGGTGGAGGAATATTTAGctcttttttttcaagtttttttatataaatttgtgCTTTTGAACACGCCTCCATCTGATATTCTGCCTTTAGTCCCAACATTCACATACAGGAACCTATAATTTGCATCTACTAATGCAAAAAGAACAATACTaggaaataatttgtaattatcaAAGTCGTTGCCACTATTAAAAGGCGATTGTATAGCGACGTGTTTGCCGTCCATCGCTCCTACCACGTGTGGGAAATTCCACTTATTCTGGAATTGCTGAGAAACTGTACGCCATTCTTCTTTAGTTGACGGCACCTGAAAATAAAGGAgatcttaattataatataaagctgaaaataaGAATAAGcagtaaatagtaataataattgttgttacAGGTAGAATCTGATACGACTGAAGGGGAACTTGAAGTTAATACTACAGTGAGCGAAAACGAGAACAGTAACATTACTAGTGACACACAACCGGAGAGAGCCAACCACCACACAGATCAGAGTAGAGAGCAGAATGATCAGAATGCACAATCCAGTgtccaaacaacaaacaaaagaacaaaaaaaagaaagaaaactacTTCTAATAATGCAGATGACATATCAGATGAAACTCTTTCAGAGGCTTTCCAACTTCTGCAACAATGTGCTCAGCCACCACAACCGGAAACTGATTCTTACATTGCTTTCGGGCAGTATATATCTACTGAATTGCGGAAATATGATGCAGTAACATTAGTTAATGTCAAAAATGCTATATGCCAAGTTATTTTTCAAGCTGACACAGGAAGATATGGGGATAGCAATTATGGATATTACACTAATTCATATCCTGGCACACCAATAGCATCCACTTCATCACAGTCCCAGTCTCTACAACCTCAAAATTATCCAGCTCCAATTCCACAGACATCACCGTCTGCTCATCTAGCCTCCAATTCATCGCAGTCCCAGTTTCTGAAACCTCAGGATTATTCACTTCCACAGTCACCACCgaattaaataagtacctaactatatcatgttttcaaaaaataattaataattgtaaacaTGTTACTTCTTTAAATTATGATTGTAATACACTACTTTTTTATTGAGTAATAAAGTATGGTTTTACTTACCTTTACATAATCATTTAACAGGTCAATGATGGCTTCACAAACTTCAGGAATAATTATCGATATAGACTGTTTGGAAATGCGGAACAGATACTGCAAACTGACGTACGAATCTCCAGTTGCTAAAAATCTCAATGTTAGTAATAATCTTTCCTTCACAGTAATGGCATCTCTATAATTTGTATCATTCTTTCTTAgcttgttatttaataatgaacaCAATATCTCAAATTGATTAGCATTCATTCTTGCAAAATTGTGTTCAACTTTATCTGACACTAACTCTGCGTACAGCTGAGTCCCAGATTCCAAGcgatttttgtaaatttgtttCACCCAAAACCgtcgttttcttttttgtgattttttgcgCAAGCATTTAAGCAAAATAAAAGTTACTGCTGCAACGGCAAGACGCCGCCGTTGTACGTGTGACTCCATATCGTACAAGAGTTAGACTGGCTGAATCACGGATCGCCTTAGGATCGCTTGGAGCGCATAATTTGGGATCGCAAGTTTCCAAGAGTGGATCGGCCTAACACGATCCACGATCCACGCTCCGCGATCCTGGATCGTCCGGTGTGGACCCGGCTATTTAGCAAAACACACCCcataaattttcaataattccAAATTTCTCCACCGATTATGGTAACAACATGGTAACTACTGTGAACATATTTTCAGGAACAAAGAAAATGATTCCTTGTGTTGAGCACACCATTAATTCAATCATAGATGGAGATTTGAAAACAAATACTCATTTTTCAAACTTAGCTGATCAAATTAACCGTGTTGTGACTTAATTCACACATTCTGTTAGTGCTTCTGATCAATTACGGTCTGAGCAAAGAGCGGAAGGTAAAAAAGACCAAATATTGATGCTCATTCAAACAGTTAGCAATCGATGGAATTCTTGTTTGTACATGATGGCTTTCCCAAAATTATCGTCAATTGTTGCTaaggtattaaaaaataaagtacctGACATTGTAGTTACTTTGCAATGAACCATTTTGCGCGATTTAGTTGCGTTTCTCAAGCCATTTAAAATAGTAACAGAGGACCTGAGTGCCAAGGAATATGCCACTACTAGTTTGGTACCCTTAAAATACATTGAaacaagaaattaaagaaactaAGAATGCTTCATCAACAGCAGCTGTAGGAATATCAGTACAAAATGATTTATTGAAAGATATTGAAAACAGATTAGTACTATTACAAGAAAACCTTTTT
Proteins encoded in this window:
- the LOC112056748 gene encoding uncharacterized protein LOC112056748: MRAVWTVVLVRAIHLAMNISESRRLISLYKEFKCLWDPKDSNYTNRGVRDDAWRQISCEMGNKSIENLKKKMRSLAGGYRREKHREKQSRITGSGAQDTYKSKWFAYDDFDFMADKNEPGTTRDTLEHVESDTTEGELEVNTTVSENENSNITSDTQPERANHHTDQSREQNDQNAQSSVQTTNKRTKKRKKTTSNNADDISDETLSEAFQLLQQCAQPPQPETDSYIAFGQYISTELRKYDAVTLVNVKNAICQVIFQADTGRYGDSNYGYYTNSYPGTPIASTSSQSQSLQPQNYPAPIPQTSPSAHLASNSSQSQFLKPQDYSLPQSPPN
- the LOC128199587 gene encoding putative nuclease HARBI1, whose amino-acid sequence is MESHVQRRRLAVAAVTFILLKCLRKKSQKRKRRFWVKQIYKNRLESGTQLYAELVSDKVEHNFARMNANQFEILCSLLNNKLRKNDTNYRDAITVKERLLLTLRFLATGDSYVSLQYLFRISKQSISIIIPEVCEAIIDLLNDYVKVPSTKEEWRTVSQQFQNKWNFPHVVGAMDGKHVAIQSPFNSGNDFDNYKLFPSIVLFALVDANYRFLYVNVGTKGRISDGGVFKSTNLYKKT